One Micromonospora eburnea genomic region harbors:
- a CDS encoding bifunctional GNAT family N-acetyltransferase/acetate--CoA ligase family protein — protein MTTVEQPVDVLLSDGTAVQLRQIRPADAPEIVAMHSRFSERTRYLRYFSPYPRIPERDLRRFVNVDHRDREAFVVLAGDRIVAVGRYERLGPGSPEAEVAFVVEDAYQGRGIGSVLLEHLADAARRFGIVHFVAEVLPANGTMLRVFSDFGYQVQRQYADGVVHLNFPIAPTEATLAVQRGREHRTEARSIARLLAPRGIAVYGASATGQGVGAALLGHLRDGGFTGAIVPVHPSAATVAGLPAYPSASDAGLDVDLAVVAVTPEAVPEVVADAARAGAHGLVVISAGFAEAGPAGAAAQRALVRAAHLAGMRVVGPNCLGIANTDPAVRLNATLAPVLPAPGRVGVFSQSGAFGVALLAEASRRGLGLSSFVSAGNRADVSGNDLLQYWQDDPGTDVITLYLETFGNPRKFARLARRIGRSKPIVALASLARPPGLGDGPALDTVAVSALFAQSGVIRVDTVAELLDVGVLLAHQPLPAGRRVAVVGNSSALTGLAATACAAQGLTVADGYPHDVGPRVGAVEYAAALAAATADEGVDAVVAVFAPPLPGQLSEPEADFTSALPDAAAVGKPVVATFLAGRVPAGVPAYPSVEEAVRALARVSRYADWLRRPPGVLPELGGVDRVAGQAALRADGTDPAGLLRAYGIDVVESAPARSADEAVAVAGRLGWPVALKAAASGLRHRLDLGAVRLDLADPVALRRAYAEMAPVFGVDVLVQPMVPPGVACVVELVEDPAFGPVVGFGLGGVATELLGDRAWRAVPLTDRDAAELVDEPRAAPLLRGHRGAAPVDRAALVELLLRVGRLADEQPRVRSLTLNPVLARPDGISVLHATVRTGAEAPRPDTGPRRL, from the coding sequence GTGACCACCGTCGAACAACCGGTGGACGTGCTGCTCAGCGACGGCACAGCCGTCCAGCTGCGACAGATCCGTCCCGCCGACGCCCCGGAGATCGTGGCGATGCACTCGCGTTTCTCCGAGCGCACCCGCTACCTGCGCTACTTCTCGCCGTACCCGCGCATCCCGGAGCGGGACCTGCGGCGGTTCGTCAACGTCGACCACCGCGACCGGGAGGCGTTCGTGGTGCTGGCCGGCGACCGGATCGTCGCCGTCGGCCGGTACGAGCGGCTCGGCCCCGGATCGCCGGAGGCCGAGGTGGCCTTCGTGGTGGAGGACGCGTACCAGGGCCGGGGCATCGGCTCGGTGCTGCTGGAACACCTGGCCGACGCGGCCCGCCGGTTCGGCATCGTGCACTTCGTCGCCGAGGTGCTTCCGGCCAACGGGACGATGCTGCGGGTCTTCTCCGACTTCGGCTACCAGGTCCAGCGCCAGTACGCCGACGGCGTGGTGCACCTGAACTTCCCGATCGCCCCCACCGAGGCGACGCTGGCGGTGCAGCGCGGCCGGGAGCACCGCACCGAGGCCCGTTCGATCGCCCGGCTGCTCGCCCCGCGCGGCATCGCCGTCTACGGGGCCAGCGCCACCGGGCAGGGCGTCGGCGCGGCCCTGCTCGGGCACCTGCGCGACGGCGGGTTCACCGGCGCGATCGTTCCGGTGCACCCGAGCGCGGCGACCGTGGCCGGGCTGCCCGCGTACCCGTCGGCGTCCGACGCCGGGCTCGACGTCGACCTGGCGGTGGTGGCGGTCACGCCCGAGGCGGTGCCCGAGGTGGTCGCCGACGCGGCGCGGGCCGGCGCGCACGGCCTGGTGGTGATCTCGGCCGGGTTCGCCGAGGCCGGGCCGGCGGGGGCGGCCGCCCAGCGCGCCCTGGTCCGCGCCGCCCATCTGGCCGGCATGCGGGTGGTCGGCCCGAACTGCCTCGGCATCGCCAACACCGACCCGGCGGTACGCCTCAACGCCACCCTCGCCCCGGTGCTGCCCGCCCCCGGCCGGGTCGGCGTGTTCAGCCAGTCCGGCGCGTTCGGGGTGGCCCTGCTCGCCGAGGCGTCCCGCCGCGGGCTCGGCCTGTCCAGCTTCGTCTCCGCCGGCAACCGCGCCGATGTCTCCGGCAACGACCTGCTTCAATACTGGCAGGACGATCCCGGCACCGACGTCATCACGCTCTACCTGGAGACCTTCGGCAACCCGCGCAAGTTCGCCCGGCTGGCCCGGCGGATCGGCCGGAGCAAGCCGATCGTCGCGCTCGCCTCGCTGGCCCGCCCGCCCGGCCTCGGCGACGGGCCGGCGCTGGACACCGTCGCGGTCAGCGCGCTCTTCGCCCAGTCCGGGGTGATCCGGGTGGACACCGTCGCCGAGCTGCTCGACGTGGGCGTGCTCCTGGCCCACCAACCGCTGCCGGCCGGCCGTCGGGTCGCCGTGGTCGGCAACTCGTCGGCGCTGACCGGGCTGGCCGCCACCGCGTGCGCGGCCCAGGGCCTCACCGTGGCCGACGGCTACCCGCACGACGTCGGCCCCCGGGTCGGCGCCGTCGAGTACGCCGCCGCGCTCGCCGCCGCCACCGCCGACGAAGGGGTGGACGCCGTGGTGGCCGTCTTCGCGCCGCCGCTGCCCGGCCAGCTCAGCGAACCGGAGGCGGACTTCACCTCCGCCCTGCCCGACGCGGCGGCCGTCGGCAAGCCGGTGGTGGCGACCTTCCTCGCCGGCCGGGTGCCGGCCGGGGTGCCGGCGTACCCGAGCGTGGAGGAGGCGGTGCGGGCGCTGGCCCGGGTCAGCAGGTACGCCGACTGGCTGCGCCGCCCGCCCGGCGTGCTGCCCGAGCTGGGCGGGGTGGACCGGGTGGCCGGGCAGGCGGCGCTGCGGGCCGACGGCACGGATCCGGCGGGGCTGCTGCGGGCGTACGGGATCGACGTGGTGGAGTCGGCGCCGGCCCGCTCGGCCGACGAGGCGGTGGCGGTGGCCGGGCGGCTCGGCTGGCCGGTCGCCCTCAAGGCCGCTGCCTCCGGGCTGCGGCACCGGCTCGACCTCGGGGCGGTCCGGCTCGACCTGGCCGACCCGGTCGCGCTGCGCCGCGCGTACGCCGAGATGGCCCCGGTCTTCGGCGTGGACGTCCTGGTCCAGCCGATGGTCCCGCCTGGCGTGGCCTGTGTGGTGGAGCTGGTGGAGGACCCGGCGTTCGGGCCGGTGGTCGGGTTCGGCCTGGGCGGCGTCGCCACCGAGCTGCTCGGTGACCGGGCCTGGCGGGCGGTGCCGCTGACCGACCGGGACGCCGCCGAGCTGGTCGACGAGCCGAGGGCGGCACCGCTGCTGCGTGGCCACCGCGGCGCCGCGCCGGTGGACCGGGCGGCGCTGGTCGAGCTGCTGCTGCGGGTCGGGCGGCTCGCCGACGAGCAGCCCCGGGTCCGCTCGCTGACCCTCAACCCGGTGCTGGCCCGCCCGGACGGCATCTCGGTGCTGCACGCCACGGTCCGCACCGGCGCCGAGGCCCCCCGCCCCGACACCGGCCCCCGGCGGCTGTAA
- a CDS encoding acetoin utilization protein AcuC, with amino-acid sequence MVDDTVVVWDEALLAYDMGDHPLDPVRVELTMALARELGVLDRPGVRLAKPEPADDELLTRVHDPRYLDAVRAAPRDPLFAGFGLGTSDNPVFDGMHEASALIAGASVAAAEAVWRGEARRAVNVAGGLHHAMPARAAGFCVYNDPAVAIARLLDLGAERIAYVDVDVHHGDGVQEIFYHDPRVLTVSLHETPLALFPGTGFPDETGGPGAEGSAVNLPLPPGVGDAGWQRAFHAVVPSVLRAFRPQLLVTQCGADGHRLDPLADLHLSVDGQRATYRTLRALADELCDGRWVATGGGGYALVEVVPRAWTHLLAVATGEPIDPATLTPPGWRELAARRRPGHEVPLRMTDDVDPAYQPWQPNGEPDPVGRAIAATRRAVFPLLGLDPHDPRD; translated from the coding sequence ATGGTCGACGACACGGTGGTGGTGTGGGACGAGGCCCTGCTCGCCTACGACATGGGTGACCATCCGCTCGACCCGGTCCGGGTCGAGCTGACCATGGCGCTCGCCCGCGAGCTCGGTGTGCTCGACCGGCCCGGGGTCCGGCTGGCCAAGCCGGAGCCGGCCGACGACGAGCTGCTGACCCGGGTGCACGACCCGCGTTACCTGGACGCGGTGCGGGCCGCGCCCCGGGACCCGCTCTTCGCCGGCTTCGGGCTCGGCACCTCGGACAACCCCGTCTTTGACGGCATGCACGAGGCCAGCGCCCTGATCGCCGGGGCGAGCGTGGCCGCGGCCGAGGCGGTGTGGCGGGGGGAGGCCCGTCGTGCCGTCAACGTGGCCGGCGGGCTGCACCACGCGATGCCGGCCCGCGCCGCCGGGTTCTGCGTCTACAACGACCCGGCGGTGGCCATCGCCCGCCTGCTCGACCTCGGCGCGGAGCGGATCGCGTACGTGGACGTGGACGTGCACCACGGCGACGGTGTGCAGGAGATCTTCTACCACGATCCCCGGGTGCTCACGGTGAGCCTGCACGAGACCCCGCTCGCGCTCTTTCCCGGCACCGGGTTTCCCGACGAGACCGGCGGTCCGGGCGCGGAGGGCAGCGCGGTCAACCTGCCGCTGCCGCCCGGTGTGGGCGACGCCGGCTGGCAACGCGCGTTCCACGCCGTCGTACCGTCGGTGCTGCGGGCGTTCCGGCCCCAGCTGCTGGTCACCCAGTGCGGGGCGGACGGCCACCGGCTCGACCCCCTCGCCGACCTGCACCTCTCGGTGGACGGTCAGCGGGCCACCTACCGAACACTACGGGCGCTCGCCGACGAGCTGTGCGACGGCCGCTGGGTGGCCACCGGCGGCGGCGGGTACGCGCTGGTCGAGGTGGTGCCCCGGGCGTGGACACACCTGCTCGCCGTGGCCACCGGGGAGCCGATCGACCCGGCCACGCTCACCCCGCCCGGCTGGCGGGAGCTGGCGGCGAGGCGGCGTCCCGGCCACGAGGTGCCGCTGCGGATGACCGACGACGTCGACCCGGCGTACCAGCCGTGGCAACCCAACGGCGAGCCGGACCCGGTGGGCCGGGCGATCGCGGCCACCCGCCGAGCCGTCTTCCCGCTGCTCGGGCTCGATCCGCACGATCCGCGCGACTGA
- a CDS encoding sulfurtransferase produces the protein MSGTAELLVEPDRLAAELDHTDPPTLLDVRWRLAGPPGRDDYAAGHLPGAVFVDLDTELCGRPGAAGRHPLPDPAALQAALRAVGVRAGHPVVVYDGGDGMSAARAWWTLRWVGHRAVRVLHGGFPAWVAAGLPVSTVAPTPTPGDVTVTPGELPVLDAGEAARLAAAETGVLLDVRAAPRYRGETEPIDPVAGHVPGAVNLPAPEYVSDGRFPSVEALRQRFAAAGVAADAPVGAYCGSGVTAAQAVLALHLAGRPDAALYVGSWSNWVADPDRTVATGGTPGH, from the coding sequence ATGTCCGGAACCGCAGAGCTGTTGGTCGAGCCAGACCGGCTCGCCGCCGAACTCGACCACACCGACCCGCCCACCCTGCTCGACGTCCGCTGGCGGCTCGCCGGGCCGCCCGGCCGGGACGACTACGCCGCCGGCCACCTGCCCGGCGCCGTCTTCGTCGACCTGGACACCGAACTCTGCGGCCGGCCGGGCGCAGCCGGCCGGCACCCGCTGCCCGACCCCGCCGCGCTCCAGGCCGCGCTGCGCGCCGTCGGGGTCCGCGCCGGTCACCCCGTCGTGGTGTACGACGGTGGCGACGGCATGTCCGCCGCCCGAGCCTGGTGGACGCTGCGCTGGGTCGGCCACCGGGCGGTCCGGGTGCTGCACGGCGGCTTCCCCGCCTGGGTCGCCGCCGGACTGCCGGTCTCCACCGTGGCGCCCACCCCGACGCCCGGCGACGTGACCGTCACGCCGGGTGAGCTGCCGGTGCTCGACGCGGGGGAGGCCGCCCGGCTGGCCGCCGCCGAGACCGGGGTGCTGCTCGACGTGCGGGCCGCCCCGCGTTACCGGGGCGAGACCGAGCCGATCGACCCGGTCGCCGGCCACGTGCCGGGCGCGGTCAACCTACCCGCGCCGGAATACGTCAGCGACGGCCGGTTCCCCTCCGTCGAGGCACTGCGCCAGCGGTTCGCCGCGGCCGGGGTCGCGGCGGACGCGCCGGTCGGGGCGTACTGCGGCTCCGGGGTGACCGCCGCGCAGGCGGTCCTGGCGCTGCACCTCGCCGGCCGCCCGGACGCCGCCCTGTACGTCGGCTCATGGAGCAACTGGGTGGCCGACCCGGACCGTACGGTCGCCACCGGTGGGACTCCCGGTCACTGA